AAATAGAGGGCCGAGATCTCTTCCTGGTTGGTGACCGGAAGCTTGATCACCTCATCTGTATCTCGGTAGCTTGGGGACTGAGGCAGGAAAATCATGCTGTCCGCTTTGAAAAAGATATAGAGCGCAAAGCAACCGTAGATAAAGATGGGGGCCAGAATCAGTCTTTGCCAACTGAAAGACCCCAGCAAAATTTGTCGATAGTTTAACTTCACGATCCTTGTGCCTCAGGTCTTTGATGGGGAGAGCTGCGTTCGTTGCTTCTAGTCTAGGCAATTAAGCTATGGTTGAAACGTCAGCAACGCCAGTAAACCTATGAAACTCAGTCGTGAAGAATTAAGCCGTCGCTACGCAGCCGGAGAACGTCGATTTGCCGGAGCCGACTTCACTTCCTTAGACCTCCATCAGCTGGATCTGAGCCAAGCCGATTTTAGCGGTGCCGAGTTTTGTAGCTGTAACCTGAGTGAGGTTAACCTCAGCCAAGCCGATTTGAGTGGGGCTGATTTGAGTGATGCCAATCTCACTAAAAGTGATCTGAATAAAGCCGATTTGAGCGGGGTGGATTTAAGTGAAGCCAACCTGACAGCCGCCAACCTCAAGGATGCCGATCTGAGCGGGGTGGATTTAAGTGAAGCGAATCTAACAGATGCAGACCTTCAAAATGCTGACTTGAGCGGGGTCGATCTGAGTGAATCCAACTTACAAGGGGCCAATTTGCGAGGGGCTGATATCAGTGGTGCCGATGTTACCAATAGCCGCTACTGCCAAACCATCTTTCCCAGCGGCAAGATTCGCAATGACCATTGTTGAATAGCTCTCCCGATTTTTTGAGGCTAGTTTTGCCATCACCTCATTAGATTCGGCGTTGGCAAACCATTCCGAAAAGATCAGTATGCTTTCAGGCTCTTATCATGTCGCTCTTGAATAATGGGTGGGGTGTGAGTTTGCTTTCTCTGAGATGCTGTATCGACGACCGTTTAGGCCTCTTCAATCTTTTCTAATTCTATTTTTCAGTATTACTCTCTTACTGACTGGACTCTCCCTTCCATCCCAAGCAGAGATTACTATTGGCCGCAGCTTCGATACCGCACCGATTGTGTTGGATGGCAAAGTACTGTTTCACATCAGTAAACTTACTGAATTTTCTGCACAAGACCGAGCTAAACAGGCCAACGATAGCTTAGCCCAAGCGATACGGGACTTTGCAGCGGCCCAGGATTCCCCTGCCGTTCCAACTGTGGAGGTGACGCCAGGGCCTTTACCCACCTTACGCTTGGCCGACCGTCACCTATTAACGGTGACTGACCGCGATGTCATGTTGGGTAAGGGAGTGCTTGAGCAGGCGGTTGAGTGGCAAAGCACGATGAATCTAGCGATTGCTAAGGGGCTCAAGGAACGCACCTTGACCTATCGACAAAAAGCGATCTTCAACAGTGGGGTGGCTGTACTGTTAGCCATCCTCCTCCACTGCGGGATTCAATGGATCCGGCTCCGGTGGCGACGGCAGCAGTTGCGAACGATGCAAGATACGAAACGCCCTTTAAAGCTACTGGGATTGACGGGCCTTCAGCTTTTGGTCTGGGGCGGAGCAGGTTATTATGTCTGCGAATTATTCCCCCAGTTCCGTACCCTGCTGTACTTGGTATTACGGAGTTTTGATGAACCGATATTGATCCTGAAAGAGCAGGAACAGGGATACGGCATCGTTGACCTGTTGATTGTGATGGGGTTGATTCTGGGGTTGTGGGTGATTGTGCGGGGGTTGACGCTTCTGCTCAAGGCTAGGATTTTGCCGTTGCTGGGGGTGAATCGGGGATTGCAAGATGCGATCGCAATTCTCACCCAATATGTCCTCACCGGGTTGGGGGTCGTCGTTATCCTCCAAGTTTTAGGCGTCGATATCAGTGCCCTGTTAATTGTCGGCAGTGCCCTGGGCTTGGGGATTGGTTTTGGTCTCCAAAATATTGTTAGCAACTTTATTAGTGGTATCATCCTGCTCCTCGATCGTCCCATCGAGGCCGGAGATTTCGTCAAAGTCGGAGATTTAGTCGGCTCCGTCGAGAAAATCGGCACCCGCAGCACCGAACTGCGCACCCAAGATGAAGTGACGATCATCGTTCCCAACTCCCATTTTTTAGAAAAAGAAGTGGTGAATTGGAACCACAGCAGTTCCGTCTCTCGCCTGCATCTGCCCGTGGACGTGGCCTATGGTTGTGATGTCGA
The Acaryochloris marina S15 genome window above contains:
- a CDS encoding pentapeptide repeat-containing protein → MKLSREELSRRYAAGERRFAGADFTSLDLHQLDLSQADFSGAEFCSCNLSEVNLSQADLSGADLSDANLTKSDLNKADLSGVDLSEANLTAANLKDADLSGVDLSEANLTDADLQNADLSGVDLSESNLQGANLRGADISGADVTNSRYCQTIFPSGKIRNDHC
- a CDS encoding mechanosensitive ion channel domain-containing protein, with amino-acid sequence MLYRRPFRPLQSFLILFFSITLLLTGLSLPSQAEITIGRSFDTAPIVLDGKVLFHISKLTEFSAQDRAKQANDSLAQAIRDFAAAQDSPAVPTVEVTPGPLPTLRLADRHLLTVTDRDVMLGKGVLEQAVEWQSTMNLAIAKGLKERTLTYRQKAIFNSGVAVLLAILLHCGIQWIRLRWRRQQLRTMQDTKRPLKLLGLTGLQLLVWGGAGYYVCELFPQFRTLLYLVLRSFDEPILILKEQEQGYGIVDLLIVMGLILGLWVIVRGLTLLLKARILPLLGVNRGLQDAIAILTQYVLTGLGVVVILQVLGVDISALLIVGSALGLGIGFGLQNIVSNFISGIILLLDRPIEAGDFVKVGDLVGSVEKIGTRSTELRTQDEVTIIVPNSHFLEKEVVNWNHSSSVSRLHLPVDVAYGCDVDRVQTALIESVSHHPEVLAHPQPQVQFLGFGESALNFEVLVWFREPRQQYRLKSDLYFRVESMLRQYEIEVPFPQRDLHVRSPHLEQLIDLLVQQRTENAPHLYYPDSVRSQSSPPPILSSPPSSPRSISRSSSPDINLVELVAQMKGDQGLNIQDRRHRLNIYPRCFVGSEAVIWLMRTQRATRKEALRIGRLLMRKRIIHHVLDEHPFDDAYLFYRFYEDEQQE